In Drosophila innubila isolate TH190305 chromosome 2R unlocalized genomic scaffold, UK_Dinn_1.0 1_C_2R, whole genome shotgun sequence, the following are encoded in one genomic region:
- the LOC117783573 gene encoding protein crossbronx translates to MTLDVDAQKKDEKILLATIQQEYKILAEYKMIESEKLSGIYVIPSYANSLQWFGVFFGRQGFYESAVFRFSILLPDRFPDDKSVPAIIFQNNVVHPLVCPYTYSLDISHAFQEWRCGDDHLWQILKYMQAIFADPLESIRNVATNELSNVEVAKLLSNNRDAFAALVQESITESKSHIYDTPPTEDPHYIIFEKFQADLHGPVLEQIRTTRNTAPSNESSGGGGGGGAATGLSWVKVKEGEFKPLSIE, encoded by the exons atgacacTTGACGTGGATGCACAAAAGAAAGATGAAAAGATACTACTTGCTACAATACAGCAGGAGTACAAAATTCTGGCGGAATA caaaatgATTGAATCGGAAAAGCTGTCAGGCATTTATGTTATACCGAGCTATGCCAACTCATTGC AATGGTTCGGAGTCTTCTTTGGCCGACAGGGATTTTATGAAAGTGCTGTGTTCCGTTTTTCCATATTGCTGCCTGATCGTTTTCCCGATGACAAAAGTGTTCCA GCTATTATTTTCCAAAACAACGTAGTGCATCCACTCGTCTGTCCATACACATACAGTCTGGATATTAGCCACGCATTCCAGGAATGGCGATGCGGGGATGACCATCTTTGGCAGATATTGAAGTATATGCAGGCAATATTTGCCGATCCCTTGGAAAGCATTCGCAATGTGGCAACTAATGAATTGAGTAACGTTGAGGTCGCCAAGCTGCTCAGTAATAATCGCGATGCATTCGCAGCTCTTGTCCAAGAGAGCATAACGGAGAGCAAATCTCACATTTATGACACGCCACCAACGGAAGATCcgcattatattatatttgagaAGTTTCAAGCCGATTTGCACGGTCCTGTTTTAGAGCAAATACGCACAACCAGGAACACAGCTCCATCTAATGAAAGtagtggtggtggtggaggCGGTGGTGCTGCCACTGGACTCTCGTGGGTTAAAGTTAAAGAGGGCGAGTTCAAGCCTCTAAGTATTGAATAG
- the LOC117783572 gene encoding alpha N-terminal protein methyltransferase 1: protein MDCAKFTEHEDSDHKGQEMENIGQEQEVPAQDAIKTESKKVVPEFYDKAQKYWSEVPATVNGMLGGLGYINAIDIQGSKNFLREIKVPGKKLALDCGAGIGRVSRNLLMPLFETVDLVEQDAAFAEKARELCTGEGVRRSSLGEIYNLGLQEFSPSHKYDLIWSQWVLGHLTDRDLVAFFRRIQQGLQPEAYFCMKENVSATKTVVKDDEDSSVTRPLEFYERFLKEAGFRIVRKVRQQNFPKGLFPVYMIACKSKRTT from the coding sequence ATGGACTGTGCGAAATTCACTGAACACGAAGATAGCGATCATAAGGGACAAGAAATGGAAAACATTGGACAAGAACAGGAAGTGCCTGCACAAGATGCAATCAAAACGGAAAGTAAAAAGGTCGTACCTGAGTTTTATGACAAAGCACAGAAATATTGGTCAGAAGTACCAGCAACAGTTAACGGTATGCTCGGTGGACTTGGCTACATCAATGCAATTGACATACAAGGCTCGAAGAATTTTCTCCGTGAAATAAAGGTGCCAGGTAAAAAATTAGCATTAGATTGCGGTGCTGGAATCGGAAGAGTTTCGCGCAATCTTCTAATGCCCTTGTTTGAGACGGTCGATCTTGTTGAACAAGATGCCGCTTTTGCTGAGAAGGCGCGGGAGCTGTGCACAGGAGAGGGAGTTCGTCGAAGCAGCTTGGGAGAGATATACAATCTTGGCTTACAAGAGTTCTCGCCCTCTCATAAATACGACCTTATCTGGAGCCAGTGGGTTTTGGGACACCTAACGGACAGGGACCTGGTCGCTTTCTTTCGACGCATTCAGCAAGGCTTGCAGCCAGAAGCATACTTTTGTATGAAGGAGAACGTCAGTGCCACAAAGACAGTAGTAAAAGATGACGAGGATTCATCAGTTACTCGTCCTCTCGAGTTCTATGAACGGTTTCTGAAAGAGGCTGGTTTCAGAATAGTGAGAAAGGTGCGCCAACAAAACTTTCCCAAAGGCCTTTTTCCAGTGTATATGATTGCCTGTAAGTCTAAGCGAACTACATAG